In the genome of Amphiura filiformis chromosome 11, Afil_fr2py, whole genome shotgun sequence, the window tgtttctttgttgcttgtttaaaGGAAGAGATCAAGGgaaaatcaattttaatatttggccaattttggtaAATAAGGGGtacgttttagggtgttttttgtatgctaTGACAATCAAGCGCAATGACTTGTACTAAGACATATTTCTGGTTATGCATTATACTGTTTGGAAAAACTATGTTctaataccgtttatgaccaattatcaaaattcctaaaaaattgcatgttttggcatATTTCCACTCAACTTGCAAAACTATCAAAATAGACTTATTTCAAATTAGAActaatttaaggttattaattattttaaactgttgtgatttagtagttcacagcatcttacgaatggtagtgagctttggtaaaaactgcattgctcagttcatagcgagcgtgtagaagaattaaaatatcacagatatacttttataggtgctgcggttcttgagttacgttgtaaagagggctgaaacaacaacacttttgtaaaacgtacataactcgctaacaacaataaattaagcaagtttgcaaagtatacgatttgtagaatgaacttttgcaaaacatgaaggtgttaattttcaataatatattgatctagataataaaaattgatttttaggttacttcgaccaacaatacctcgtctacccttaaggattgagatttagctatgttttatttgttttatttggcaaaacatgataataattttttaatctaAGAATATTAGTGGTGTATTTTTctacaatttggagtacatgtctTTAGGGGAATAATTCACACAATGGCTTATGAAATTAGTCCACTAACACCCCGATTAACACACATCCTCtatcatgtacagggtgtcccataaaaaacaGAACTCACATTGAGCACtcattttctcctatttttggaaagttaatcaaatatattttggtatgtaaagaaatctttattcattagctttaataaaccgaaaacaTATTTCTATCggtttacaacttttgaagatatgctccttttaagaaatgtaaccgtttcactaaaagagggtgcaatgagggttctgtttttatttgggacaccctgtagcgcAACTAACAAGCACAATGTCAATAACTGCAACTTCCGTTTTGTGTTTGGCGATGAGATATTATTTTCTGAAAAAGTGATTgacttgtttttaatgttttgataAACTTGGCAGCGAAAATATGACGTTCATAAATATTTCTTGTCTTAAAAACAAAATCAGGGCACTGTCAGTAATTGTTGACTTTTTTAAATCTACCACTGCCCCTGCACCCTACAAAAATGGTTTAAATCCCAACAGATAAGGGCTTCGTGCCTTTTATTTTTACTCACGCTCTGGCCAAGGGTTTTCGCCGCTCACAAGCTCGAATACTGTGATTGCAAACCTGTTAAATAGAAGGAAATGAGGAAAACGATAAAAGGATATAGTACTAgatagtagtaataataataactattCGTGGGCAAGTTCTCGCAAACCTGAGGCTCGATTCCCAAACGGTATTACTTTTACTGTTTCCTCTTTGGAAGTATTTACGAAAGCGAAACGGCTGTCCTTCTGAAATTCACGACGAATAAACCttaatatattcttgttaaaTTAAATCCTTGTTAAAGTAAATGCATAAAACATTTTATTACTCACGTAAAGATGTCCCAAAATTTGTCGGGTATTGCTTTACTACTCGACCATGCTTCTGGGGGGAAATGAGTAAAGGTACCAGAAACACCAACTTTGGACTTCTTTTGCATGCTTCGCAATGTTTCGGCACTCAAAGCCAATCCAAGATCTCCGATCTAAATACATATGAGAAACAAAAAAAGTTCAGCTCTTGTTAAATTATGCTACCCAGAATAGTAAATGTTGTTTACTCAGTATCGGCAAATGTCTTATCAGTTATAGGAACTCCACCCATAAAAAATTATGCTCACCTTAACAATTAACCCTTGTCCTACAAACACGTTCTCAAGTTTCAGGTCACGATGAATCAAGGGAGGATTCTGGTTGTGTAGAAAATTCATCCCGAGAGCTATTTCATAGATCATCTTGGTCTTCCTTGCCATGCAATCATCATGCATCATGAACTTCCGGTTGAAATTAAACAAGTCACCATACTCGAGGAATTCCATCACAATTCCTATAGATGTGTCTGTTGGATTCTCAGTGATGCCCATTATATGGACAAGGTTTGGACAAGTGATGACTTTCCACATCTTTCTTGCTTCTTTCATGATAACCTCTGCCTCAACACTGTGTATAATAGAGagataaagtaaaataaattaaagggggtatttcgtgatccacagcctcatcctccgcttttctcaaaaaagtgcaactttcaaaatccgacttgaagccactcaagcgcccataactcgatcAAATGATATCGTAgggcaacaaaagaggtatcaaaatgggcaggagaaagctgcgctttatatacattaaataagtttttgctatatattttagTTCCCGATAGGCcctatctgaccatctataatcgtttcgatactttatgggttgagtttatatatatattgtaacTGGGTATCATGAAAACATGGAAACTAGTGGtgttttttaaagatttggtGAGACGGCGCGCTTAATGGGTCAAAATATTATAGGGCCGGTACTAGAGCAACGTTAATGCCCAGCACGCCAGCGCATGACGAAGCAAAAAGCAGGATAAAAAACAACATTCTAAAGAATGTTACATTTATATTTTCGTTATAATTTTGATCGGCATGGTTGCTGTTTATGCCTTCGAAAGAAAGGTTGAGTTGATGGTATTATAGAGTATGATTACGATGAAAAAGATGGAGACAAACTGACCTGACATCGTGGAGCTCCTTTACAGCAACTTCATACCTCGTTTTTTTGTCAATCGCCAACGACACACTACCAAACCCTCCACCTCCGAGATGTCTTTTAATGTCAAGATCTTCAGCCTCAAAAAGTCTGAATTCATGTCTTGACGATGCCATGCTTACTCTGTAAAGAATGGGATCTTTCTATGAtttttgacccatttttatttcattttagaaTTTACGCGTAAGTTGAAACATTTGAATTTGAGATGCAGATTTGCGGCACTTGTACGTAAGGTTATTAGTACCTAGTACCTTCCTACACCGAATCAGGATACATATTGTGCCAATGTATTGATAACAATTGAATCAAACCACAAGTTGAAGGAGCAAATAACCAGTTTTTGGTTATTTTGGGACAGTCATTCTGCAAAAAACCATGGCGTTCAAAACAGCCAAAGTAACGACCCCGGTCATAAAATATTACAACCCAGAAGTCATTTTAAAGACCGATTCAATAAAGAAAGGTATCAGTTATTGAATCATTTCTTTTGATACCTAGTAATAAGCTAGTCATTTATGTGTGAAGCAGATATACAGATCAAGTTTCCTAACCACACGTGCCTGGTTGTAAAACTTCATGTGTATCAAAACCACCTAGGTATCGCATCGTCTGGGTATCATACCATATATGGGCATCATATCATACCCAAATAGTGTCGCTCCGTCTAGGTATCACTAAAGAGTGATAGTGCCCTCTGTTGTTATGGTTTAACTTGATTGCGTATATAAACCATTTTGAAACTAGATTTGACACCCCCtggatcaacaacaacaacaacaaaaaacacatcAAGTGCCCGGACctggtgactcccatacgacgactaaaacACTATACTTGGAGACAGTCCGTCATCCATTTCAACTTTtgtactctttaccccataatttccctccctctttaggccctgccctctattggGTTGCTCAAATTCTTGTTAAAGACCacataaatgtattttattaaattttaatacCCCTCAATGAGCATTTTTACACCTTGTGAACTTGAAAATAATTCCAATAATACAAATTCCCGCTCGCTTTCTGGTAACAGGGCGGCTCTGAAACCTTGAAGGACGCTCtttcaaaatgtattaaaatcttttagttctttttttttttttgcccacgTGTCTCGGAAAGCTGATTTTACACCTTGATTCTTCCATTATGTTAATAGATTAACTGACAACTATATtctacaactttaaacataccacTTAATACTGTTCACAGGAATGTTCTTATAAAAGACCATTTTCAAATTCAAGTTTTCAATACGGGTTTTTATTGTATTTGTCTGACAAGTTGCATTTTTTCAAGAGTAAACACCTTGCTATTTTAAAACATTACTTTCTGTACTACACTTCGATACTTCTTAATAAAACGTCGATTTTTTCTTAGTTTGTACACTTGAAAACTTTCCAtgaaaaccaaatatttggaaaaaaataacgCTCGCGTGTGCCATTATAAAAAGCACTACACCTGCTagcttaaaattattttatatatttaaacCACACAATGATATTTGTCTTTATTCCCCGTTTTTTCTCAACTTATGTACTGCAAAAGGTTATTAATATTGTGTTGTGTGAAAACTATAATAGCCTTTTATAATTCTTGTGGAAAAAACCTTAAAAAGTTAAAGTACCtacatgtacagcctgtctcaaaaataatTGTGCAAGTAATAAGCGCCctttttggcaattagaaaatactgttgtaacatggtgcttatatcaacgtcaagggcaaaTAATTAGCTCtcaataccgtttgttctgttcaatttgcttgttttaatctcgagatatgtttagttaacaacgaaagggtaaaatcataattgtgccacttttactagggaagagggctgtacatgtaaaggactaacactttaaaatagtccCACCATGTTGTAATGTACCTCAAATTGTCCCCCTCTTCAATAAAAAAGGTCAGTTGTCATATTGTATACGGATCTCACtacttagttcaggggttataagtcaaatacatgtaggtgttccaataattgtcttttatccACAGAACATCTGTCATAACTGAAAATGAATCTTTAAAATATTCTTTCGATTCGAAAGAGTTAAATTTCATTATCGTCATAACAGCAAGCTACTTGGAAATTTGCTCTTggttacatacagggtgtcccagaaaaacataccgggcaaatgaattttgacgtaagtcgaaaaatagacatcataatccaaatatctaaaactcatcgtgtagcccatcttattctgcatcttatacgccaattttactggaatcggttgactgatggagaagaaataagcgattacattatgcatgtgtcaattcacttcattccaagtttgaaagaaagatcattcaacacaatgcgcactagtggttaaactgtc includes:
- the LOC140164319 gene encoding ankyrin repeat and protein kinase domain-containing protein 1-like, with product MASSRHEFRLFEAEDLDIKRHLGGGGFGSVSLAIDKKTRYEVAVKELHDVSVEAEVIMKEARKMWKVITCPNLVHIMGITENPTDTSIGIVMEFLEYGDLFNFNRKFMMHDDCMARKTKMIYEIALGMNFLHNQNPPLIHRDLKLENVFVGQGLIVKIGDLGLALSAETLRSMQKKSKVGVSGTFTHFPPEAWSSSKAIPDKFWDIFTFAITVFELVSGENPWPEHGDSALVSVWVKGGERPDEDVIPTSVPSAIVELIKKCWAQEPSDRLHFHGRLITIL